The Mycolicibacterium parafortuitum nucleotide sequence GCGCAGGATCGGTGAGGCTCGGCGTGGTCAGACCGGGTGTGGTCAACCCGGGCATGGCGCCGGTCGGGCTGGTCAGGGCCGGATTGGTCAGGGCCGGGTTGGCCAGGCTCGGATCGGTCAGCGAAGGCGCCGCCGACAACCCGGGCATCAACCCGGGGGAGGTGAGCCCGGCGGTGCCCAGTCCGGGCGTCAGCGTCGTCGGCGACGAGCTGGTTCCGGTCAACAGGCCGGTCGGAAGCGGAGGCAGGTTGATACCGAACTGGGAAAGGCCCTGCGACAGCGCCGTCATCAGCTCGCCGGGCAGGTCGGCGATGCTGGCGGCCTGGACGAACTCGCGATGCTGCGGCTCGTTGTCGAGCGCTCCTGTGGCGGACAATTCGGAAACGGCTATGACTGCAACTGGACTTGCGACGGCCAGAGCGGCGACTGTGCTCAGGGCTGTCGAGAGCCGGCGGCGACGTCGGTTCGGCACGGAAGTCTCCCTAATACATGGATTACGCGGATACGGTTCTGGCGTACGTGACTGATGCTACTGATGTGACAGGTGTGACTAGAGTGACGATATGGAATCGTGAGCGAATCGCGACCTGGACGGCTCGGCCAACTCGGGTGATCAGTGCGCGGTCGGATACCCTTGCTGCCGATGAACTCTGGATTCGATCTCTTCGTCGTGGGCTCCGGGTTCTTCGGTCTCACAATCGCCGAGCGGGCGGCCACGCAGCTCGGTAAGCGTGTTCTGGTCGTCGAACGGCGCCCGCACATCGGCGGTAACGCCTATTCCGAACCGGAGCCCGAGACCGGCATCGAGATCCACAAGTACGGCGCGCACCTGTTCCACACCAGCAATCAGCGGGTCTGGGATTACGTGCGCCAATTCACCGAATTCACCGGCTATCAGCACCGCGTCTTCGCGCTGCACAACGGTCAGGCCTACCAGTTCCCGATGGGGTTGGGCCTGGTCAGCCAATTCTTCGGCCGGTACTTCACCCCGGACGAGGCACGCGCGCTGATCAAGGAGCAATCCGCCGAGATCGAGACCGCCGACGCGCAGAACCTGGAGGAGAAGGCGATCTCGCTGATCGGGCGCCCGCTGTACGAGGCGTTCGTCAAGCACTACACCGCCAAGCAGTGGCAGACCGACCCCAAGCAGCTGCCGGCGAGCAACATCACCCGGCTGCCGGTGCGCTACACCTTCGACAACCGGTACTTCAACGACACCTACGAGGGTCTGCCCGTCGACGGCTACACCGCGTGGCTGGAGAACATGGCCGCCGACGAGCGCATCGAGGTTCGGCTGGACACCGACTGGTTCGACGTCCGTGAAGAACTCCGGGCCGCGAACCCGGACGCGCCGGTCGTGTACACCGGCCCTCTGGACCGGTACTTCGACTACGCCGAGGGCCGGCTGGGCTGGCGGACGCTGGACTTCGAGCTCGAAGTGGTGCCGACCGGGGACTTTCAGGGCACCCCGGTGATGAACTACAACGACGCCGACGTGCCCTTCACCCGGATCCACGAGTTCCGGCACTTCCACCCGGAGCGGGACTATCCCGACGACAAGACGGTGATCATGCGGGAGTACTCGCGGTTCGCCGAGAACGACGACGAGCCCTACTATCCGATCAACACCGACGCCGACCGTGCGGTGCTCGGCGCCTACCGGGCGCGGGCCAAGGCGGAGACGGCGTCGTCGAAGGTCCTGTTCGGCGGCCGGCTCGGCACCTATCAGTACCTGGACATGCACATGGCGATCGCCAGCGCGCTGAATATGTATGACAACGTCCTCGCGCCGCATCTGCGCGACGGCGCGCCGCTGGCCGACCCCGACACAGAAAGCAGTTGAGCATGAGTGACATTCCGTCCGGTGCGCTCGATACCGGGCAGTCACGCGCGGTCAGCCCGTTGGCCCGCATCATCCTGCCGCGGCCGGGCGAGCCGTTGGACGTCCGCAAGCTCTATATAGAGGAATCGGACACCAACGCCCGGCGCGCACATGCGCCGACCCGCACGTCGCTGGAGATCGGCCCGGAGTCCGAGGTGTCGTTCGCCACCTACTTCAACGCGTTCCCGGCCAGCTACTGGCGGCGCTGGTCGATCCTGGAGTCGGTGGTGCTGCGGGTCGAGCTGTCCGGCAGCGCCCGTGTGGACGTGTACCGGTCCAAGGCCACCGGCGCCCGGATCACCGTCGGCGGCGCCTCGGTCGTCAGCACGGTCGAGGGCGAACCAGCCGTCGCCGAGTTCGAGATCGAACTGGCCCCGTTCGAAGACGGTGGCTGGATCTGGTTCGACATCACCACCGACGCGAAGTCCACGCTGCACCACGCGGCCTGGTACGCACCGATGGCCGCCCCCGGACGGGCGAGCGTGGCCGTCGGCATCCCGACGTTCAACCGGCCGGCCGACTGCGTCAGCGCGCTGGCCGCGCTCACCTCCGACCCGCTGGTCGACGAGGTCATCACCGCGGTGATCGTGTCCGACCAGGGCACCAGCAAGGCCAAGGACCATCCCGGTTTCGATGAGGCCGCGGCGGCGCTCGGCGACCGGTTGTCCATTCACAACCAGCCGAACCTCGGCGGATCCGGCGGCTACAGCCGCGTGATGTACGAGGCGCTGAAGAACACCGACTGTGAACAGATCCTGTTCATGGACGACGACATCCGCATCGAACCCGATTCGATCCTGCGGGCGCTGGCGCTCAACCGGTTCGCGAAGGTGCCCACGCTCGTCGGCGGGCAGATGCTCAACCTGCAGGAGCCCTCACATCTGCACGTGATGGGCGAGATGGTCGACGCGGCGAACTTCATGTGGACCGGCGCGGTGAACACCGAGTACGACCACAACTTCGCCAAGTACCCGCTCAACGACGAAGAGGAATACCGCAGCAGGCTGCTGCACCGCCGCATCGACGTCGACTACAACGGCTGGTGGATGTGCATGATCCCGCGGCAGGTCGCCGAGGAACTCGGTCAACCGCTGCCGCTGTTCATCAAGTGGGACGACGCCGACTACGGTCTACGCGCCGGCGAGCACGGCTATCCGACGGTGACGCTGCCGGGTGCGGCGATCTGGCATATGGCCTGGAGCGACAAGGACGACGCGATCGACTGGCAGGCGTACTTCCACCTGCGCAACCGGTTGGTGGTCGCGGCGCTGCACTGGGACGGCGACATCAAGGGACTGCTTGCCAGCCATCTCAAGGCGACGCTCAAACACCTTCTGTGCCTTGAGTATTCGACGGTCGCCATCCAGAACAAGGCGATGGACGACTTCCTGGCCGGGCCTGAGAACCTGTTCTCGATCCTGGAGTCGGCGTTGCCTGAGGTGCGCAGGATGCGTCAGGACTATCCCGACGCCGTCGTACTGCCCAGCGCGACCGCGCTCCCGGCGCCGTCGGACAAGCGGTGGCGCAAGAAGGTCACCATCCCGACCAACCCGCTGGCGATCTCGACCCGGCTGGCGCGCGGAGTCGTGCACCAGTTGCGTCCGCACGACCCGATCCATCACGAGCGTCCGCAGATCAACGTCGCGACGCAGGACGCGCGCTGGTTCTCGCTGTGCAAGGTGGACGGTGTCACGGTGACCACGGCCGACGGACGCGGCGTCGTGTTCCGCCAGCGTGACCGCGACAAGATGTTCGATCTGCTGCGTGAGTCGCTGAAGCGGCAGGCGCGGCTGGCCCGCAAGTTCAACCACATGCGCAAGGTGTACCGCGCCGCGCTGCCGACGCTGACGAGCCAGCAGAGGTGGGAGAGCGTGCTGAACTCGGTGCCGGAGTCCGTCAATGGCTGAGAGCCCGCGCGGTGAGGACGCCGTGCTGGTCGCGGTGCAATCCGCGGTGGCCGAGCGGCCCGGCATTCTGCCTGCGGCGCGGGCACTTTCACACTTCGGCGAACACAGCCTGGGCTGGCTCGCGGTCGCGGGCCTTGGCGCGCTGCTGTCCACGAGCAAGCGCGACGACTACGTGGCCGCCGGGGTGGGCGCGTTCCTGGCACACGCGGCCGCCGTGGTGATCAAGCGGGTGGTGCGCCGCAAGCGGCCGCATCACCCGGCGATCGCGGTGAACGTCGGAACACCGAGCCGGCTGAGCTTCCCGTCCGCGCACGCGACGTCGACCACGGCGGCGGCGGTGTTGCTGGCACGCCCGACCGGGCTGCCGTTGCCCGCGCTGCTGGTGCCGCCGATGGCGTTGTCGCGCCTGGTGCTCGGGGTGCATTACCCGACGGATGTGCTGACCGGTGTCGCCGTGGGGGCGGCGGTGGCAAAGGCGGTCGAAAAAGTGAGGCGGTCATGAGTACGTCCGAGGTCACCACCGGCGCCAGCTCCACCGCGGGCCCGCCGAAGAATCTCTTCACCGGTGTCATCAAGGCGATGCGGCCACGGCAGTGGGTGAAGAACCTGCTCGTGCTCGCCGCACCGATCGCCGCGCTCGGCGGCGACGTCCGGTATGACTTCGACGAACTGGCGATCAACATCCTGATCGCGTTCGTCGCGTTCTCGCTCGCGGCGTCCTGTATCTACCTGGTGAACGACTCGCGCGACGTCGAGGCCGACCGCCAGCACCCGACCAAGAGATTCCGGCCGATCGCCGCCGGCGTGGTCCCGGAATGGCTGGCCTACACGCTCGCGGTGGTGCTGGCCGTCGTGTCACTGGGCATCTCGCTGCTGGCCTCGGTGAACCTCGCGATCGTCATCGCGGTGTACATCGCCATGCAGCTCGCCTACTGTTTCGGCCTCAAACACCAAGCGGTGCTGGACATCTGCATCGTGTCGTCGGCCTACCTGATCCGCGCCATCGCGGGCGGTGCGGCGGCGGGCATCCCGCTGTCGCAGTGGTTCCTGCTGGTGATGACCTTCGGTTCGCTGTTCATGGTGGCCGGGAAGCGTTACGCCGAACTGCAACTCGCCGAGCGCACCGGGGCCAAGATTCGCAAGTCGCTGGAGAGCTACACGGCGTCCTACCTGCGCTTCGTGTGGACGGTGGCCGCCACCGCGATGGTGGTCTGCTACAGCCTGTGGGCGTTCGAGCGCGACGGCTCCGCCGCATCGTGGTATGCGGTCACGATCATTCCGATCACCATCGCGATCCTGCGCTACGCCGTCGATGTCGACGGCGGACTCGCCGGGGAGCCCGAGGAGATCGCGCTGAAGGACCGGGTACTGCAACTGCTGCTGCTGGCATGGATCGGGACCATCGGTGCGGCCGTCATCCTCGCCTGAGACTCGCTTGTCCGCGTCGGTGCGGATCAGCCTGTGGGTGAGCACCGCGGTGGTCGCGGTGCTCTTCGGCTGGGGCGCGTGGCAGCGGCGCTGGATCGCCGACGACGGGCTGATCGTGCTGCGCACGACGCGGAACATGTTGGCGGGCAACGGCCCGGTGTTCAACGCCGGCGAACGGGTGGAGGCCAACACCTCGACGGCGTGGTCGTATCTGATGTATTTCGGCGGGCTGGTGGCGGGTCCGGCCCGGCTGGAGTACGTCGCGCTGACGTTCGCCCTGATCCTCAGCGTGCTGGGGGTCGTTTTCGTGATGCTGGGCACCGCGCGGCTGTACGGCCCGGTCCTGGGCGGACGGTCCGCGGTGATGCTGCCCGCCGGCGTGCTCGTCTACATCGCGATCCCCCCGGCCCGGGACTTCGCCACCTCCGGTCTCGAAAACGGTTTGGTGCTGGCCTATCTGGGCCTGCTGTGGTGGATGATGGTGATCTGGGCGCAGCGCCGCGGCCAACCGGTCTCGACGGCGTTCGACATGACGCTGGCGTTCGTCGCCGGCTTCAGCGTG carries:
- the glf gene encoding UDP-galactopyranose mutase encodes the protein MNSGFDLFVVGSGFFGLTIAERAATQLGKRVLVVERRPHIGGNAYSEPEPETGIEIHKYGAHLFHTSNQRVWDYVRQFTEFTGYQHRVFALHNGQAYQFPMGLGLVSQFFGRYFTPDEARALIKEQSAEIETADAQNLEEKAISLIGRPLYEAFVKHYTAKQWQTDPKQLPASNITRLPVRYTFDNRYFNDTYEGLPVDGYTAWLENMAADERIEVRLDTDWFDVREELRAANPDAPVVYTGPLDRYFDYAEGRLGWRTLDFELEVVPTGDFQGTPVMNYNDADVPFTRIHEFRHFHPERDYPDDKTVIMREYSRFAENDDEPYYPINTDADRAVLGAYRARAKAETASSKVLFGGRLGTYQYLDMHMAIASALNMYDNVLAPHLRDGAPLADPDTESS
- a CDS encoding glycosyltransferase gives rise to the protein MSDIPSGALDTGQSRAVSPLARIILPRPGEPLDVRKLYIEESDTNARRAHAPTRTSLEIGPESEVSFATYFNAFPASYWRRWSILESVVLRVELSGSARVDVYRSKATGARITVGGASVVSTVEGEPAVAEFEIELAPFEDGGWIWFDITTDAKSTLHHAAWYAPMAAPGRASVAVGIPTFNRPADCVSALAALTSDPLVDEVITAVIVSDQGTSKAKDHPGFDEAAAALGDRLSIHNQPNLGGSGGYSRVMYEALKNTDCEQILFMDDDIRIEPDSILRALALNRFAKVPTLVGGQMLNLQEPSHLHVMGEMVDAANFMWTGAVNTEYDHNFAKYPLNDEEEYRSRLLHRRIDVDYNGWWMCMIPRQVAEELGQPLPLFIKWDDADYGLRAGEHGYPTVTLPGAAIWHMAWSDKDDAIDWQAYFHLRNRLVVAALHWDGDIKGLLASHLKATLKHLLCLEYSTVAIQNKAMDDFLAGPENLFSILESALPEVRRMRQDYPDAVVLPSATALPAPSDKRWRKKVTIPTNPLAISTRLARGVVHQLRPHDPIHHERPQINVATQDARWFSLCKVDGVTVTTADGRGVVFRQRDRDKMFDLLRESLKRQARLARKFNHMRKVYRAALPTLTSQQRWESVLNSVPESVNG
- a CDS encoding decaprenyl-phosphate phosphoribosyltransferase, producing MSTSEVTTGASSTAGPPKNLFTGVIKAMRPRQWVKNLLVLAAPIAALGGDVRYDFDELAINILIAFVAFSLAASCIYLVNDSRDVEADRQHPTKRFRPIAAGVVPEWLAYTLAVVLAVVSLGISLLASVNLAIVIAVYIAMQLAYCFGLKHQAVLDICIVSSAYLIRAIAGGAAAGIPLSQWFLLVMTFGSLFMVAGKRYAELQLAERTGAKIRKSLESYTASYLRFVWTVAATAMVVCYSLWAFERDGSAASWYAVTIIPITIAILRYAVDVDGGLAGEPEEIALKDRVLQLLLLAWIGTIGAAVILA
- a CDS encoding phosphatase PAP2 family protein, producing the protein MAESPRGEDAVLVAVQSAVAERPGILPAARALSHFGEHSLGWLAVAGLGALLSTSKRDDYVAAGVGAFLAHAAAVVIKRVVRRKRPHHPAIAVNVGTPSRLSFPSAHATSTTAAAVLLARPTGLPLPALLVPPMALSRLVLGVHYPTDVLTGVAVGAAVAKAVEKVRRS